One segment of Castanea sativa cultivar Marrone di Chiusa Pesio chromosome 3, ASM4071231v1 DNA contains the following:
- the LOC142627552 gene encoding putative pentatricopeptide repeat-containing protein At1g68930: MSSNYYCALLKLCSKARDQTQAKKLHCHIIKALVNPETFLLNNLIITYGKLGNIEYARHVFDEIPRPNLFSWNTVLSAYSKLGHLLEMQEMFDRMPNQDGVSWNSLISGYACYGSLVEAVKVYKQMLKEGLVNLNRITFSTMLILCSNQGCVDLGRQIHGNIMKLGFLSYVFVGSPLVDMYSKMGLVFDAKQVFDEMTERNVVMYNTMITGLLRCGMVEDSRQLFQGMQERDSVSWTTMITGLAQNGLVREAIEMFKEMRLQGLDMDQFTFGSVLTACGGLLALEGGKQIHAYIIRTDYKDNIFVSSALVDMYCKCRSIKSAETVFTRMTSKNVVSWTAMLVGYGQNGYSEEAVRIFRDMQRKGIEPDDFTLGSVVSSCANLASLEEGAQFHAHALVSGLISFITVSNALVTLYGKCGSIEDSHRMFNDIKNRDEVSWTALVSAYSQFGDANETIDLFEMMLAQGLKPDGVTFIGVLSACSRAGLVEKGHHYFESMIKEHGITPLPDHYTCMIDLLSRSGRVDEAKTFINKMPFHPDAIGWATLLSSCRFYGNMEIGKWAAESLLELEPQNPASYILLSSIYAAKREWDNVAQLRRGMRDKGVRKEPGCSWIKYKKKVYIFSADDQSSPFSDQIYSELEKLNCKMRAEGYVPDMSYVLHDVDKSDKIKMLSHHSEKLAIAFGLIFVPTDLPIRVFKNLRVCGDCHNATKYISKITKREILVRDAVRFHLFKDGSCSCGDFW; this comes from the coding sequence ATGTCCTCCAACTACTATTGTGCTTTACTGAAACTCTGCAGCAAAGCTCGAGACCAAACCCAAGCTAAGAAGCTTCACTGCCACATTATTAAAGCCTTGGTGAATCCAGAAACCTTTCTCTTAAACAATCTCATCATAACCTACGGTAAACTTGGCAACATAGAATATGCACGCCACGTGTTTGATGAAATTCCCCGCCCAAACCTCTTCTCATGGAACACCGTCCTCTCAGCTTATTCGAAACTGGGTCATCTCTTGGAAATGCAAGAGATGTTTGATCGGATGCCAAATCAAGATGGGGTTTCGTGGAATTCGCTTATTTCTGGATACGCGTGCTATGGTTCACTCGTCGAGGCTGTGAAGGTTTATAAGCAGATGTTGAAGGAAGGGCTTGTTAATTTGAATCGGATTACGTTTTCCACAATGCTTATACTGTGTTCAAATCAGGGGTGTGTTGATTTAGGCAGGCAAATTCATGGGAACATAATGAAATTGGGGTTCCTCTCGTATGTTTTTGTGGGTAGTCCTTTGGTTGACATGTATTCAAAAATGGGGTTGGTTTTTGATGCCAAGCAGGTTTTTGATGAGATGACGGAGAGGAATGTGGTTATGTATAATACTATGATCACAGGGCTTTTGCGATGTGGGATGGTTGAAGATTCAAGGCAGTTATTTCAAGGTATGCAGGAAAGAGATTCAGTTTCATGGACAACAATGATAACAGGACTTGCACAGAATGGGTTGGTTAGAGAGGCGATAGAGATGTTTAAAGAAATGAGGTTGCAAGGTTTAGATATGGATCAATTTACTTTTGGTAGTGTGTTGACTGCTTGTGGGGGTCTCCTGGCACTGGAAGGGGGCAAGCAAATCCATGCTTATATCATTAGGACTGATTATAAGGATAATATCTTTGTGTCTAGTGCTCTTGTTGACATGTATTGCAAGTGTAGAAGCATCAAATCAGCAGAAACAGTTTTCACAAGAATGACCAGTAAAAATGTTGTCTCATGGACTGCAATGCTAGTGGGTTATGGTCAAAATGGGTACAGTGAAGAAGCTGTTAGGATTTTTCGTGATATGCAGAGAAAAGGGATTGAACCAGATGATTTTACTCTGGGGAGCGTTGTTAGCTCATGTGCAAACTTAGCAAGCTTAGAAGAGGGTGCCCAATTTCATGCTCACGCTCTTGTTTCTGGCCTGATATCTTTTATTACAGTTTCCAATGCTCTTGTTACGCTTTATGGTAAATGTGGAAGCATTGAAGATTCCCATCGAATGttcaatgatataaaaaataggGATGAAGTCTCTTGGACAGCGTTAGTTTCAGCATATTCACAATTTGGAGATGCAAATGAGACGATTGATCTCTTTGAAATGATGTTGGCCCAAGGTTTGAAACCTGATGGAGTTACTTTCATTGGTGTTCTGTCAGCTTGCAGTAGAGCAGGGTTAGTAGAAAAAGGGCATCACTACTTTGAATCAATGATAAAAGAACATGGAATCACACCACTTCCAGATCACTACACTTGCATGATTGATCTTCTCAGCCGATCCGGGAGGGTAGATGAAgcaaaaacttttataaataagATGCCTTTCCATCCTGATGCAATTGGCTGGGCTACCTTGTTGAGCTCATGTAGATTTTATGGTAACATGGAAATTGGGAAATGGGCAGCTGAGTCACTTCTAGAATTAGAGCCCCAAAACCCAGCAAGCTATATCTTGCTCTCAAGCATTTATGCTGCAAAAAGGGAATGGGACAATGTGGCCCAATTAAGAAGAGGAATGAGAGATAAGGGAGTAAGGAAGGAACCGGGATGTAGTTGGATCAAATATAAGAAGAAAGTGTACATTTTCTCAGCAGATGACCAGTCAAGTCCTTTTTCAGATCAGATATACTCTGAGCTAGAGAAACTAAATTGCAAAATGAGAGCAGAGGGGTATGTACCAGATATGAGTTATGTTCTTCATGATGTTGACAAGTCAGACAAGATAAAGATGCTTAGCCACCACAGTGAGAAGCTTGCAATTGcctttgggttgatttttgttCCTACCGACCTTCCTATAAGAGTGTTTAAAAACCTTAGAGTTTGTGGGGATTGTCACAATGCCACTAAATATATTTCTAAGATAACCAAAAGAGAGATACTTGTAAGAGATGCTGTCCGATTCCATTTATTTAAAGATGGATCTTGTTCGTGTGGAGATTTCTGGTGA